The window tataaggcttttttcaattttagcaccttattctcttgacctttcacgatgtatcccaaaggttgttctatatagacttcttcttctaagtggccattaaggaacgctgatttgacatccatttgataaatcttccaattatgttgagccgcaagtgagattatcaatcttatagtttctagacgagcgacgggagcaaatacctcgtcatagtctatgccggctcgttgactatatcccttcgccaccaaccttgccttatatctttcaacttcacctttggaattcttcttggccttgtacacccattttacaccaatagccttatgtccctttggtagtgtggcaagatcccacgtattattcttctcgattgcttgaatctcttcgtccatagcacgtttccacttttggctttttgctgcgtcttcataacttattggctcacaatcggcaagaaggcagaacaatgatagatcctccataggctggattacctcgtacaactccctaatgctccttgtgtaatgttgtagcctacttgattctcctcctaatgttggtgtcacttcattaggtgtagtggttggagtgcGTGGAaagtgcggagatggtgtactagaaggttcttgaacttctggATATTCTTCGTTCCTTGCAGGACTCTTGAATAGATAAaggagaaagtcgtagttctcctcttcgggaacattccaatcccatgttgcttcttcatcgaacaccacatctcgacttgagattactttaccggtcttgggattgtataacttgtaacctttcgaacttgagtcatagcccacgaatatgagtttctcgcttttatcatcgagcttcgtcctcttctgatttggcacatgagcatatgccacacttccgaacactcgaaggtgtgagatgtCGGGCTTCCTTctactccaagcttcaatgggcgttttgttcttggcgcttctagtgggcgagcgatttgctagatagatcgcacagtccactgcctcagcccaaaactccttaggcatccttttgctctttaacatacttcgggccatatcaagaatggtcctattttttctttccgcaacaccattttgttgaggtaaatacggaagagttagaggacgtcgtaacccattgttgtcgcaaaattccttgaattccttggatgtgaactctcctccacgatcggatctcatcgcctttatggtgagaccactttgattttCCACAaacgctttaaacttcttgaacattccaaaaacttccgacttctcttttagaaaatagacccatgtctttcggctaaaatcatcaatgaatagaagaaaatatctatttttaccgaaAGACGGTGGGCTTTAAACTTCTgatgggtccacatacatccgtgtgaataagttctagaggtttcttcgctctactagaagcctCTATTAgaaaactgtttcggaagtgctttcctagaaggcatccctcaaaaatttgatccggatgattaattggaggcaaaccctttaccattcctttacttgataataattttaagcctctaaaatttaagtgcccgtatctcatgtgccaaagccaagaattatcttgaaacatgcttttaaacatcttggaatgtcatgttgaatatttagcagaaacatcctattcgttgacattggcactttagcaatcaaacctcctttttggtctcttaaagaaagagtacgatttatcatgtgaatatcatagcctttctctaagagttgtccaatactcagtatattcgtcttcatattgggcacataatacacgttagtgataaattgatgccttctatttttcaagcggatgaggatcttacctttgcctttaatcgggactttagaggaatctccgaaggggatatttccacttattacctcgtttaactccacaaacatgtttttgtcaccgcacatatggttgcttgcacccgtgtcgagataccacaaatttgattccccgttatcttcacctttgcatgctagtaacaaagtgttttccacggcttcggtatcttcttgcactaaatttgctctttcttgcacgtaattgtttgacttctcgcattttgaagcatagtggccaaatttatgacaattatagcatttagTTTGAGAgttgtcataccttggccttctacttgtgtagcctctcccgcgacctcttgttgAGTGAAAATCTTGCATTCTTTCTTCATTTTTTAAGAACTGTAGCCTCCACGTTTGGAATATCCTtgccctcgtcctcggccacgtacttaACCACGACCTTGTTGACTCggttgatgagtcttttcactgctctcttccttgaaagtcagttttgcttgtaaagcttgctccaaaggctcctcatttttcttattgaacctctcttcatgggcttgtactgaacccatgagttcatcgatagtcattgattctagatctttagattcttcgatggctacgactatatagtcgaattttgaatctaatgatttAAGAATCTTttcaatgactcttacatcacttagagtttcaccattcctctttaattgattgacaatcgccaagactcttgtaaaataatcggaaattgattctgagtctttcttatttaaggattcgaactcacctcgtagtgtttgtagtcgaacctttttcaccttttcaactcccttgtgagaattctccaagatctcccatgctttcttggcggtggttgcacttgcaattttctcaaaagctccatcatctacactttgttggataaTGGAAAGAGCCTTTTAATCGTTGGTCTTCAATAGTTTTTTCTCCTTActgagaggacctttttctgcaggttcctcatagccatcctccacaatctcccataagtcttgtccatctaggaaggtcttcatttggatgttccatcgatcataattatcctttgtgaggcgaggaaacgtgatgacattgttggccatcatcttgtcgaaccaagctcttgataccaatttgttagaaataggaggttatgtatattatttgaggaagagaggattgatgatttagaagtttgattgttCTTGAAAGCTTATCTTTTTATTGCTTATTGCTTTGCTTACTTACAAATGAGGAGTGaaaccctctatttatactacacaaTGGAATAGTCTAGAACACTTCATCATATACtagtatctagatatttcctaagtattatcttagatattttacaagattgttCTACACATTTTGagtactacatattacaagaagtttttACATAATGGATTACAATCTTGATCCAAAACACTtgaatacttgcaagcccaaatctaaaatacatagcccaaaatcaagtttagtttccaacatagAAACACAAATTAACGATTTATATATACACTTCAATGGCCGAGTACCATTGTGCATCCATTGGCTTGTaagagaaaataaaaataaatagttACTGACGTAAGCGTTACGTCATATTGCTGACGTCATCAACTACTGTTCATCGGGATGTTTGGTTTTAGTATTATATGGTTAATGGTTAATGGTTAATGGTTAATGGTTAATGGTTAGTATTATATGGTTTATGGTTAATGTAGCCTGCTGAAGTAGCCGATGAAGTGAATCTATGGGTCGAAAAGCAAACTAGTGGcatgattaaagacatacttccaGCTGATGCGGTTAGCACTGAAACCGCATTAATGTTGGCAAATGCTCTCTATTTTAAGGGAGTCTGGAAGGAGAAGTTTGACCGGTCAATGACAAAACTACACGATTTCCATCGCCTCGATGGAACCACAGTGCAAGTACCCTACATGACGACTAATAGTAAACAAATTCTTTGTCAATACGATGGTTTTAAAGTCTTGGGCCTACCTTATGAACAAGGAGAAGATAAACGTCATTTCACAATGTACTTTTATCTCCCAGATAAATCTGATGATCTTCAAAATTTAGTTGAGAAAATAGATTCAAAAGCTGACTTCTTCAAATCTTATATTCCAAGCAAAAAAGTAGAAGTAGAGGAGGTTATGATCCCAAAGTTCAAGATCTCCTATGGGTTTGAAGCTTCTAATATGTTAAAGGAATTAGGTCTAGTGTTACCTTTTATACCTGGAGGTCTAACTAATATGGTGAACTCTTCTTCGAGGGGGAAAGATCTATATATTTCAAGTATTCATCATAAATCGTTTGTGGAGGTGAACGAAGAAGGTACAGAAGCTGCAGCAGCAACTACAGTCTCTATTGTAAATAGCTTAAAAATGGAGTTTATTGCAAGTCATCCATTTTTGATTGTGATTAGAGAAGATATGAGTGCAACTGTTCTGTTTATCGGACAGGTGGTTGACCCCAGTGTTTCTTGATCACGTGAATTCAATCTTAGTGCATATTATGATTGCAATTACTTTTGCTTTTGATTACGAGTCTAGTTGATGCACATTATGCAGTGCTTTATTTTCGTTAGGTTTGGGTAAACAGGGAATTTGTGGTTTTATTTGACAGAATTTAAGTATTAAGTATCTACTAATTGCTTCATACCTGTTACATATTTGTTTTGTAGCACTTAATTGTACGAAATTAGCTTCTTCCAGTAATTACTTCTTATTGTTTTatagtattatattatatattatggctCATTGCAACCGCTTCTGTAATTATATTATGGAAATGCTTTCATATCTGTACCTACATCAAATTGCAGATTAATGTGGCAAAAAATGGGATGTGGTAGTTTGGGTATGAGCTTGTTTCCCTTTACATTAAGGTGGCAAGTCTTTTTTAGGCTATATTTTGTTGACTTCAATATCAAAAGTTCAAAGTCAAATTCTATGTAGGAGGTATTGTTTGGTTGTATTTTCTttgaataataatcataattaatattaattaattaatattagtattataacaattttaatgatgataataataattgttggggtgcaaacctatcccacataggagagagacaaaaacaaatgtatgtatataagtctaaggggaagtccctctaataccaattggttttagaaaaggatggactcttggacttatattgcaggacattgtgtttgggctatgcgatcttacaaatggcatcagagctaggctatagcccgatGTGGTGAACAACGCAGTGGTGGCGCACCCCTAAGCGCACGGTGCGACATGGCACACCCCTCAGTTTGCTAACGATACTGGAGCAATGgtgccttatatcgaaagtcttccttcccaagacgtggaagtgcggcgtgtcccgatggtgaaagaaaagtgaaagaaagagatcggcggtataagaggcgtgtcccggtagtgaaagaaaagagaccggtgatataagatggcgggaggctcggtgatgtggtcttcggtttgaggggaggattgttggggtgcaaacctatcccacataggagagagacaaaaacaaatgtatgtatataagtctaaggggaagtccctctaataccaattggttttagaaaaggatggactcttgggcttatattgccggacattgtgtttgggctatgcgatcttacaataataatataaaatgatGACTAATATCTTATTTAAATCATGTTAATCAAAATTTCATCTGAATGAATCTTAGGGAAGAAGTATATTTAAATAAGTCAAAGCCAGGTTGCTTAACAGTGTTGCCAAAACAtcaaatatatatagtgtttccACCACCACAATATCAGTCACACAATCTCATCAATTAATCAGTTTCTTTTGTTTATAACAAAAAATGAACACTCAACAATCAATCAAAAACCAAACCCATGTTTCAATCACACTTTCAAACCACCTCTTGAACAAATCTTACAACTCAAACGTTGTTTTCTCTCCGCTTTCAATCCATGTCGTTCTTAACTTGATCGCGTCAGGTTCCAAAGGCCAAACACTTGACCATTTGCTATCTTTTTTGAAAGCTAAAAATATGGATGAACTTAATGCTCTCTCTTCACAACTTGTGTCCATGATCATGATAGATGGTAGCCcagctgtgaaatgtcccgttcttattgattaaaaacgttccatattaattgatttcgttgcgaggttttgacctctatatgagacgtttttcaaagactgcattcatttttaaaacaaaccataacctttatttcatagataaaggttttaaaaagctttacgtagattatcaaataatgataatctaaaatatcctgtttacacacgaccattacataatggtttacaatacaaatatgttacaacaaaataagtttcttgaatgcagtttttacacaatatcatacaagcatggactccaaatctcgtccttatttaagtatgcgacagcggaagctcttaataatcacctgagaataaacatgcttaaaacgtcaacaaaaatgttggtgagttataggtttaacctatatatatcaaatcataataatagaccacaagatttcatatttcaatacacatcccatacatagagataaaaatcattcatatggtgaacacctggtaaccgacattaacaagatgcatatataagaatatccccatcattctgggacacccttcggatatgatataaatttcgaagtactaaagcatccggtactttggatggggtttgttaggcccaatagatctatctttaggattcgcgtcaattagggtgtctgttccctaattcttagattaccagacttaataaaaagggcatattcgatttcgataattcaaccatagaatgtagtttcacgtacttgtgtctattttgtaaatcatttataaaaccttcatgtattctcatcccaaaaatattagattttaaaagtgggactataactcactttcacagatttttacttcgtcgggaagtaagagttggccactggttgattcacgaacctataacaatatatacatgtatatcaaagtatgttcaaaatatatttacaacacttttaatatattttgatgttttaagtttattaagtcagctgtcctcgttagtaacctacaactagttgtccacagttagatgtacagaaataaatcgataaatattatcttgaatcaatccacgacccagtgtatacgtatctcagtattgatcacaactcaaactatatatattttggaatcagcctcaaccctgtatagctaactccaacattcacatatagagtgtctatggttgttccgaaatatatatagatgtgtcgacatgataggtcgaaatattgtatacgtgtctatggtatctcaagattacataatatacaatacaagttgattaagttatggttggaatagatttgttaccaattttcacgtagctaaaatgagaaaaattatccaatcttgttttacccataacttcttcattttaaatccgttttgagtgaatcaaattgctatggtttcatattgaactctattttatgaatctaaacagaaaaagtataggtttatagtcggaaaataagttacaagtcatttttgtaaaggtagtcatttcagtcgaaagaacgacgtctagatgaccattttagaaaacatacttccactttgagtttaaccataatttttgtatatagtttcatgtttataataaaaatcattttctcagaataacaacttttaaatcaaagtttatcatagtttttaattaactaacccaaaacagcccgcggtgttactacgacggcgtaaatccggttttacggtgtttttcgtgtttccaggttttaaatcattaagttagcatatcatatagatatagataatgtgtttatttgattttaaaagtcaagttagaaggattaacttttgtttgcgaacaagtttagaattaactaaactatgttctagtgattacaagtttaaaccttcgaataagatagctatatatgtatgaatcgaatgatgttatgaacatcattactaccttaagttccttggataaacctactggaaaagagaaaaatggatctagcttcaacggatccttggatggctcgaagttcttgaagcagaatcatgacacgaaaactagttcaagtaagatcatcacttgaaataagattgttatagttatagaaattgaaccaaagtttgaatatgattattaccttgtattagaatgataacctactgtaagaaacaaagatttcttgaggttggatgatcaccttacaagattggaagtgagctagcaaacttgaaagtattcttgattttatgtaactagaacttgtagaatatatgaagaacacttagaacttgaagatagaacttgagagagatcaattagatgaagaaaattgaagaatgaaagtgtttgtaggtatttttggtcgttggtgtatggattagatataaaggatatgtaattttgttttcatgtaaataagtcatgaatgattactcatatttttgtaattttatgagatatttcatgctagttgccaaatgatggttcccacatgtgttaggtgactcacatgggctgctaagagctgatcattggagtgtatataccaatagtacatacatctaaaagctgtgtattgtacgagtacgaatacgggtgcatacaagtagaattgttgatgaaactgaacgaggatgtaattgtaagcatttttgttaagtagaagtattttgataagtgtattgaagtctttcaaaagtgtataaatacatattaaaacactacatgtatatacattttaactgagtcgttaagtcatcgttagtcgttacatgtaagtgttgttttgaaacctttaggttaacgatcttgttaaatgttgttaacccaatatttataatatcaaatgagattttaaattattatattatcatgatattatcatgatattatcatgtatgaatatctcttaatatgatatatatacattaaatgtctttacaacgataatcgttacatatatgtctcgtttaaaaatcattaagttagtagtcttgtttttacatatgtagttcattgttaatatacttaatgatatgtttacttatcatagaatcatgttaactatatatatatatccatatatatgtcatcatatagtttttacaagttttaacgttcgtgaatcaccggtcaacttgggtggtcatttgtctatatgaaacatatttcaattaatcaagtcttaacaagtttgattgcttaacatgttggaaacatttaatcatgtaaatatcaatctcaattaatatatataaacatggaaaagttcgggtcactacagtacctacccgttaaataaatttcgtcccgaaattttaagctgttgaaggtgttgacgaatcttctggaaatagatgcgggtatttcttcttcatctgatcttcacgctcccaggtgaactcgggtcctctacgagcattccatcgaaccttaataattggtatcttgttttgcttaagtcttttaacctcacgatccattatttcgacgggttcttcgatgaattgaagtttttcgttgatttagatttcatctaacggaatagtgagatcttctttagcaaaacatttcttcaaattcgagacgtggaaagtgttatgtacagccgcgagttgttgaggtaactcaagtcggtaagctactggtccgacacgatcaataatcttgaatggtccaatataccttggatttaatttccctcgtttaccaaatcgaacaacgcctttccaaggtgcaactttaagcatgaccatctctccaatttcaaattctatatcttttcttttaatgtcagcgtagctcttttgtcgaccttgggcggttttcaaccgttgttgaatttggatgatcttctcggtagtttcttgtataatctccggacccgtaatctgtctatcccccacttcactccaacaaatcggagacctgctaacggtagatgtcgatcccaactatttccgaaatcaataacacatgctcgtagcatgtcttcaagcgtttgtatcgtcctttcgctctgcccatcagtttgtggatgataggcagtactcatgtctagacgagttcctaatgcttgctgtaatgtctgccagaatcttgaaataaatctgtcatccctatcagagataatagagattggtattccatgtctggagacgacttccttcaaatacagtcgtgctaacttctccatcttgtcatcttctcttattggcaggaagtgtgctgatttggtgagacgatcaactattacccaaatagtatcaaaaccacttgcagtccttggcaatttagtgatgaaattcatggtaatgttgaagtagacctgatggtttctgatgctcagctttgaccttagaacacgtcaaacattctcctacgtatttagcaacatcggctttcatatccggccaccaaaaatgtttcttgagatccttgtacatcttccccgttccaggatgtattgagtatctggttttatgagcttctctaagtaccatttctctcatatctccaaattttggtacccaaatcctttcagccctataccgggttctgtcttcccgaatattaaggtgcttctccgatcctttgggtatttcatcctttaaatttccctcttttaaaactccttgttgcgcctcctttatttgagtagtaaggttattatgaatcattatattcatagattttactcgaatgggttctctgtccttcctgctcaaggcatcggctaccacatttgccttccccgggtggtaacgaatctcaaagttgtaatcattcaataattcaatccacctacgctgcctcatattcagttgtttctgattaaatatgtgttgaagacttttgtggtcggtatatataatacttttaaccccatataagtagtgcctccaagtctttaatgcaaaaacaaccgcgcctaattccaaatcatgcgtcgtataattttgttcgtgaatcttcaattgtctagatgcataagcaatcaccttcgttcgttgcattaatacacaaccgagaccttgctttgatgcgtcacaataaatcacaaaatcatcattcccttcaggcaatgacaatataggtgtcgtagttagctttttcttcaataactgaaacgctttctcttgttcatcattccattcaaatttcttccctttatgcgttaatgagtcaagggttttgctattctggaaaagtcttggattaaccttctgtagtaaccagctagtcctaaaaactggcgtatgtgtttcggagttttcggggtttctcacttttcaacagtttctatcgttgccggatccactttaataccttctttgtttactatatgaccgaggaattgaacttcttccaaccaaaatgcacactttgaaaacttagcgtacaattcttccttcctcaatacttctaacacctttctcaaatgttcaccgtgttcttggtcattctttgagtaaataagtatgtcatcaatgaaaacaatgacaaacttgtcaaggtatggtccacacactcggttcataaggtccatgaacacagctggtgcgttagttaaaccaaacggcatgaccataaactcgtaatgaccgtaacgtgttctgaaagcagtctttgtaatatcatcttctttcacccgcatttgatgatacccggaacgtaagtcaatctttgaataaacagacgagccttgtagttgatcaaataagtcgtcgattctcggtagtgggtagcagttttgatggtaagtttgttcaactctcggtagtcgatacacaacttgaatgtaccatctttcttcttgacaaacaaaacaggagctccctacggtgatgtgcttggtcgaatgaaaccacgctctaaaagttcttgtaattggctttgcagttctttcatctcgctgggtgcgagtctgtaaggagcacgagctattggtgcagctcctggtacaagatctatttgaaattcaacggatctatgtgggggtaatcccggtaattctttcggaaatacatcgggaaattcttttgcaatgggaacatcattgatgctcttttcttcagtttgtactttcttgacgtgtgctagaacagcatagcaaccttttcttattagtttttgtgccttcaaattactaataagatgtagcttcctgttgcccttttctccgtacaccattaagggttttcctttttctcgtataatgcgaattgcatttttgtaacaaacgatctctgctttcacttctttcaaccagtccataccgattatcacatcaaaactccctaactctactggtatcaaatcaatcttaaatgtttcgctaaccagtttaatttctcgattccgacatatattatctgctgaaattaatttaccatttgctaattcgagtaaaatttactatccaaaggcgtcaatggacaacttaatttagcacaaaaatctctactcatatagcttctatccgcacccgaatcaaataaagcgtaagcagatttattgtcaataagaaacgtacccgtaacaagctccgggtcttcctgtgcctctgccgcattaatattgaaaactcttccgcggccttgtccattcgtgttctcctggttcgggcaatttctaataatgtggcccggttttccacatttataacaaactacattggcataacttgctccgacactacttgctccgccattactcattccgacaccatttgttcctttcgttctattaacccctggttcgtagacctcacacttcgccgcgctatgaccatttcttttatacttgttgcaaaatttggtgcagaagcccgagtgatacttttcacacctttggcatagctgcttctgattgttgttgttgttgcggttattattgttgttgggatgattgttgtagttgttgttgttgttgttgttgttattgttgggccgtttgttgtagttgcgattgatgttgcgatagttgggataattgttgcgattattgttgtaattgct of the Rutidosis leptorrhynchoides isolate AG116_Rl617_1_P2 chromosome 5, CSIRO_AGI_Rlap_v1, whole genome shotgun sequence genome contains:
- the LOC139848683 gene encoding serpin-ZX-like → MVIRSGSNSHTLKRNIGFLFVSLCIFYSIYVAFLIHTPTTLNDLEFSTTHNHLFRLLTNQHNKKHVTTSNIVFSPLSIDTVLRPVAVGSSGETLKQFLSYLKAQSIDEINFRSLRVSSVLGDGSPFGGPRLSYANGVWVDQTISFHPYFEHAVKILHNATCMQGDFKNKPAEVADEVNLWVEKQTSGMIKDILPADAVSTETALMLANALYFKGVWKEKFDRSMTKLHDFHRLDGTTVQVPYMTTNSKQILCQYDGFKVLGLPYEQGEDKRHFTMYFYLPDKSDDLQNLVEKIDSKADFFKSYIPSKKVEVEEVMIPKFKISYGFEASNMLKELGLVLPFIPGGLTNMVNSSSRGKDLYISSIHHKSFVEVNEEGTEAAAATTVSIVNSLKMEFIASHPFLIVIREDMSATVLFIGQVVDPSVS